One Phycisphaera mikurensis NBRC 102666 DNA window includes the following coding sequences:
- a CDS encoding family 16 glycosylhydrolase, translating to MMRIPDRMLLLTAAATLLLGAAHAPPAAAQDWRDIDVPRDPLPGHDWVLDWSVSDSFNYSDKSDWRFTRRWREGKPDGWLGPGATFFKAGNSFLVGGKLTIFGSRVPEARRGAPRNDHGFFTDRNTHTAYITSKKQLRPPLYTEVRMKASSTPLSSNFWLLSDDNETEIDVVEIYGDTDWFRRHPAHNAHFFKRGGNGDINRQGHHTTDRRWDNQYHRYGVFWQNDRYCEIFYDGDLVRQMWLPGQIPDPTGQYLNRSMRLIFDLEAHTWRKQAGVPSDADLADWGRNNMQVDWVRTYRSVGRRGR from the coding sequence CCGCCGCCACGCTGCTCCTGGGCGCCGCGCACGCCCCGCCGGCCGCGGCTCAAGACTGGCGCGACATCGACGTCCCCCGCGACCCGCTGCCCGGCCACGACTGGGTGCTCGACTGGTCCGTCTCGGACAGCTTCAACTACAGCGACAAGAGCGACTGGCGCTTCACGCGGCGCTGGCGAGAGGGCAAGCCCGATGGCTGGCTCGGCCCCGGCGCGACCTTCTTCAAGGCGGGCAACAGCTTCCTGGTCGGCGGCAAGCTGACGATCTTCGGCTCGCGGGTGCCCGAGGCCCGGCGTGGCGCCCCGCGCAACGACCACGGCTTCTTCACCGACCGCAACACGCACACCGCTTACATCACCAGCAAGAAGCAGCTGCGCCCGCCGCTGTACACCGAGGTGCGGATGAAGGCGTCGAGCACGCCGCTCTCGAGCAACTTCTGGCTGCTCTCCGACGACAACGAGACCGAGATCGACGTCGTCGAGATCTACGGCGACACGGACTGGTTCCGCCGCCACCCGGCGCACAACGCCCACTTCTTCAAGCGCGGCGGCAACGGCGACATCAACCGCCAGGGCCACCACACCACCGACCGCCGCTGGGACAACCAGTACCACCGGTACGGCGTCTTCTGGCAGAACGACCGCTACTGCGAGATCTTCTACGACGGCGACCTCGTGCGTCAGATGTGGCTGCCCGGGCAGATCCCCGACCCCACCGGCCAGTACCTCAACCGGTCGATGCGTCTGATCTTCGACCTCGAGGCCCACACCTGGCGCAAGCAGGCCGGCGTGCCCAGCGACGCCGACCTCGCCGACTGGGGCCGCAACAACATGCAGGTGGATTGGGTCCGGACCTACCGCAGCGTCGGCCGCCGCGGGCGCTGA
- a CDS encoding AraC family transcriptional regulator, whose amino-acid sequence MKPERERIEAGSGRSVLVKRFGFDAFDVPWHHHPEVELTRIDAGTGRALLGSAVSRFSTGDVVLLGPDLPHAWFSEGHDPPAPAGGPPCRASVAQFDAARVCGAAAAFPECAGIVGLLSAAAGGLAFAPGTAEAAIDRLVDAAEPERVPGLLLAALAALAAAASTPLGPASAARAADPAVEVMTRLLQDRFRDGVSLGELAAAAHLSESAAARRFAAAMGQSVTEYRHRLRVQAAETRLLQTADGLAEVALRSGFPSLAHFHRVFKRLHGGETPHAWRRRVERIARH is encoded by the coding sequence ATGAAGCCCGAACGCGAACGCATCGAGGCGGGCAGCGGCCGGTCGGTCCTGGTGAAGCGCTTCGGCTTCGACGCCTTCGACGTGCCCTGGCACCACCACCCCGAGGTGGAGCTGACCCGCATCGATGCGGGCACGGGCCGGGCGTTGCTGGGGTCCGCGGTCTCGCGTTTCAGCACCGGCGACGTCGTGCTGCTCGGCCCCGACCTGCCGCACGCTTGGTTCTCCGAGGGTCACGATCCCCCGGCGCCGGCAGGCGGGCCGCCGTGCCGCGCCAGCGTGGCGCAGTTCGACGCGGCGCGGGTCTGCGGAGCCGCGGCGGCCTTCCCCGAGTGCGCCGGGATCGTGGGGCTGCTCTCCGCGGCGGCGGGGGGGCTGGCCTTCGCGCCGGGGACGGCCGAGGCGGCCATCGACCGCCTCGTCGACGCCGCGGAGCCCGAGCGGGTGCCGGGCCTCCTGCTCGCGGCCCTCGCGGCGCTGGCCGCGGCGGCGTCCACGCCGCTGGGCCCCGCGTCCGCGGCCCGCGCCGCCGATCCCGCGGTTGAGGTCATGACGCGCCTGCTCCAGGACCGCTTCCGCGACGGGGTGAGCCTCGGCGAGCTCGCCGCCGCCGCCCACCTCTCCGAGTCCGCCGCCGCCCGCCGCTTCGCCGCCGCCATGGGGCAGAGCGTCACCGAGTACCGCCACCGCCTGCGGGTGCAGGCGGCGGAGACCCGGCTGCTGCAGACCGCCGACGGCCTCGCGGAGGTCGCGCTCCGCTCGGGCTTCCCGAGCCTCGCCCACTTCCACCGCGTGTTCAAGCGGCTGCACGGCGGCGAGACGCCGCACGCCTGGCGGCGCCGCGTGGAGCGGATCGCCCGGCACTAG
- a CDS encoding phytanoyl-CoA dioxygenase family protein, translating into MTTSTPQAPPAPAVPAAIRQELQTPMEPTPEQVRRFRTDGYLKWKDFFSPELLAFFDPIVTACLHDRNPLKDVPMEQRSAYDRAFIQVPNLWTFNDTVRELSTSVRAASAASRLLGTTGVRMYHDQALYKEAGGGFTPWHVDQHYWPIGTEKTVTIWFPFTEVPVEKGPLMFGKESHHKHIAREVAISEDSEKIIGEAIKSHRVVEEMSGYGLGEVSFHYGWTLHRAAPNTTDDSRRVLTVIYVAEDAEVIEPKYDAHRSDLREWMPGLKPGDAVDSPLNPVLFREASA; encoded by the coding sequence ATGACCACCTCCACCCCCCAAGCCCCGCCCGCCCCCGCCGTGCCCGCCGCGATCCGGCAGGAGCTGCAGACTCCGATGGAGCCCACGCCCGAGCAGGTCCGACGCTTCCGGACCGACGGCTACCTCAAGTGGAAAGACTTCTTCTCGCCGGAGCTGCTCGCCTTCTTCGACCCGATCGTGACGGCCTGCCTGCACGACCGCAACCCGCTCAAGGACGTGCCGATGGAGCAGCGGTCGGCCTACGACCGGGCGTTCATCCAGGTGCCGAACCTGTGGACCTTCAACGACACGGTGCGGGAGCTCTCCACGAGCGTTCGCGCCGCCTCCGCCGCGTCGCGGCTGCTGGGCACGACCGGCGTCCGCATGTACCACGACCAGGCCCTCTACAAGGAGGCCGGCGGCGGCTTTACGCCTTGGCACGTCGACCAGCACTACTGGCCGATCGGCACGGAGAAGACGGTGACGATCTGGTTCCCCTTCACCGAGGTGCCGGTGGAGAAAGGCCCGCTGATGTTCGGCAAGGAGAGCCACCACAAGCACATCGCCCGCGAGGTCGCCATCTCCGAGGACAGCGAGAAGATCATCGGCGAGGCGATCAAGAGCCACCGGGTGGTCGAGGAGATGAGCGGCTACGGCCTGGGCGAGGTGAGCTTCCACTACGGCTGGACGCTGCACCGGGCGGCGCCCAACACCACCGACGACAGCCGGAGGGTGCTGACGGTCATCTACGTGGCGGAGGACGCGGAGGTGATCGAGCCGAAGTACGACGCCCACCGCTCCGACCTGCGGGAGTGGATGCCCGGCCTCAAGCCCGGGGACGCGGTGGACAGCCCCTTGAACCCGGTGCTGTTCCGCGAGGCTTCGGCCTGA
- a CDS encoding VTT domain-containing protein: protein MLLLGAAACGLALVPTHLLSLVCGWSLGVPAGAAVAVGGTTVAALVGHAAGRKLAGPAPLAWVERHRRGAAVCAAIAAAPAGRAALLVGLLRLSPVVPFAVTNTLAAVFGVRRGPLLLGTLVGLAPRVAAVVVLGAGLERLAWASPEAPWLVAAGVAATALSVLGLGWATRGALQRLVPEEAADRVGSPRI, encoded by the coding sequence TTGCTGCTGCTGGGCGCGGCCGCCTGCGGGCTCGCGCTGGTCCCGACGCACCTGCTCTCGCTGGTGTGCGGCTGGTCGCTGGGCGTGCCCGCGGGCGCCGCGGTCGCGGTCGGCGGGACCACCGTTGCGGCGCTGGTCGGGCACGCGGCGGGCCGGAAGCTCGCGGGGCCGGCCCCGCTGGCCTGGGTCGAGCGTCACCGGCGGGGCGCGGCCGTCTGCGCGGCGATCGCGGCGGCGCCGGCGGGCCGGGCGGCCCTCCTGGTGGGCCTGCTGCGGCTGTCCCCGGTGGTCCCCTTCGCGGTCACCAACACGCTGGCCGCCGTGTTCGGCGTCAGGCGTGGGCCGCTGCTGCTTGGCACCCTCGTTGGCCTGGCACCGCGGGTGGCGGCGGTGGTCGTGCTCGGCGCGGGGCTCGAGCGGCTGGCGTGGGCGTCGCCGGAGGCGCCCTGGCTCGTGGCCGCGGGCGTGGCGGCGACGGCGCTGAGCGTCCTGGGCCTGGGCTGGGCGACCCGCGGGGCGCTCCAGCGGCTGGTGCCCGAAGAAGCCGCGGACCGCGTGGGTTCGCCGCGGATCTAA
- a CDS encoding glycoside hydrolase 5 family protein yields MNAVPSLALPTWFSLCLAATAAAGPTPAEVVREGDAWRLLRGGQPYEIKGAGVSGRLAALADAGGNSARIWGIGHDTPALLDEAHRLGLSVAVGLWMQPERRGFDYGDAAAVARQQEEILARARPLMGHPAVLLWGVGNEVEGHGGDDAIYDAIESLAAALQREDPHHPTMAVIAGLGEDADKARDVRDRCPSIDILGVNAYGEAPEVGDALAAMDPPLGRPWVLTEFGPRGQWECPRTPWGTPVEQTSTQKAAWTRRGYLATVAEHPDACLGSYVFLWGDKQEATATWFGMFLADGARLAAADTMRELWTGEPPADRAPEVRGLRLDGPAAVPPGAQVIATVDASDPEGAGLAVEWELREASPGIAMGGDAEPRTAGVAMDLVARSADSVTLRAPRRPGPYRLFVTVRDGAGGAGTANVPLLVRAP; encoded by the coding sequence ATGAACGCTGTCCCGTCGCTCGCGCTGCCTACCTGGTTTTCTCTCTGCCTCGCGGCCACCGCCGCCGCGGGGCCCACGCCGGCGGAGGTGGTGCGGGAGGGCGACGCGTGGCGGCTGCTCCGCGGCGGTCAGCCTTACGAGATCAAGGGGGCGGGCGTGAGCGGGCGGCTCGCTGCGCTCGCCGACGCGGGCGGGAACTCGGCGCGGATCTGGGGCATCGGCCACGACACGCCGGCGCTGCTCGACGAGGCCCATCGGCTCGGGCTCTCGGTGGCGGTGGGCCTCTGGATGCAGCCGGAGCGGCGGGGCTTCGACTACGGCGACGCGGCAGCGGTGGCGCGGCAGCAGGAGGAGATCCTGGCCCGGGCGCGGCCGCTGATGGGCCACCCGGCGGTGCTGCTCTGGGGCGTGGGCAACGAGGTGGAGGGCCACGGCGGGGACGACGCGATCTACGACGCGATCGAGTCGCTCGCGGCAGCGTTGCAGCGGGAGGACCCCCACCACCCGACGATGGCGGTGATCGCCGGGCTCGGGGAGGACGCCGACAAGGCCCGCGACGTCCGCGACCGCTGCCCGTCCATCGACATCCTCGGCGTCAACGCCTACGGCGAGGCACCGGAGGTGGGCGACGCGCTCGCGGCGATGGACCCGCCGCTGGGCAGGCCGTGGGTGCTGACCGAGTTCGGCCCCCGCGGCCAGTGGGAGTGCCCACGCACACCCTGGGGCACGCCGGTGGAGCAGACCTCGACGCAGAAGGCGGCGTGGACGCGGCGCGGGTACCTGGCGACGGTCGCCGAGCATCCCGACGCGTGCCTCGGCTCGTACGTTTTTCTCTGGGGCGACAAGCAGGAGGCGACGGCCACGTGGTTCGGGATGTTCCTCGCCGACGGCGCCCGGCTGGCGGCCGCCGACACGATGCGCGAGCTGTGGACGGGCGAGCCGCCGGCGGACCGGGCGCCGGAGGTGCGGGGCCTCCGCCTGGACGGCCCCGCGGCGGTGCCGCCGGGGGCGCAGGTGATCGCGACGGTCGACGCGAGCGATCCGGAAGGGGCCGGGCTCGCGGTCGAATGGGAGCTGCGGGAGGCCTCGCCGGGGATCGCCATGGGCGGGGATGCGGAGCCGCGGACCGCGGGGGTCGCGATGGATCTCGTCGCGCGGTCCGCGGATTCGGTGACGCTGCGGGCGCCCCGGCGGCCGGGCCCGTACCGGCTGTTCGTCACGGTGCGGGACGGCGCCGGCGGCGCCGGCACGGCGAACGTCCCGCTGCTCGTGCGGGCGCCGTGA
- a CDS encoding spore photoproduct lyase family protein, protein MEAPAAPHLAPTHATPPVPPVPPPQEDPRPAAARARWRPRRVLIARSARDSAVAQRARRAARELGAEVVELGGDAVRGLAGRNERETYRNAKATLAIVNAPPSALKFAPIPPSADFRLDLARGCPAHCQYCYLAGSLSGPPVTRAYANLDEIFAAVPAHVGRGRITSASAARSHEGTTFEASCYTDPLGIEHLTGGLSEAVRFFGTQPDAGLRFTTKFSEVGGLLGLPHNGRTRVRFSVNAEDITRRFDGGTARLADRLAALGAVARAGYPVGLTVAPIMPIEGWEEAYGALFRDAGAALPADADLTVELITHRFTPGSREVLLGWYPGTKLEMDAATRTQKRNKFGGTKYVYPKELMKQMRAWFEEAVERELPGGVVLYWT, encoded by the coding sequence ATGGAGGCCCCGGCCGCGCCCCATCTCGCCCCGACGCACGCGACGCCGCCGGTGCCGCCGGTGCCGCCGCCGCAGGAGGACCCGCGGCCCGCGGCCGCCCGCGCCCGCTGGCGGCCGCGCCGCGTGCTCATCGCCCGGAGTGCGCGTGACTCCGCGGTGGCGCAGCGGGCCCGGCGGGCCGCGCGAGAGCTCGGGGCAGAGGTGGTGGAACTCGGAGGCGACGCGGTGCGGGGGCTGGCGGGCCGCAACGAGCGCGAGACCTACCGGAACGCGAAGGCGACGCTGGCGATCGTGAACGCCCCGCCCTCGGCGCTGAAGTTCGCGCCCATCCCGCCGTCGGCGGACTTCCGGCTGGACCTCGCGCGCGGGTGCCCCGCCCACTGCCAGTACTGCTACCTCGCCGGTTCGCTCAGCGGGCCGCCGGTGACGCGGGCCTACGCCAACCTCGACGAGATCTTCGCGGCCGTGCCCGCTCACGTCGGGCGAGGGAGAATCACCTCCGCCTCGGCGGCGCGGAGCCACGAGGGGACCACCTTCGAGGCGTCGTGCTACACCGACCCGCTCGGGATCGAGCACCTCACCGGCGGCTTGTCGGAGGCCGTCCGCTTCTTCGGGACGCAGCCGGACGCCGGGCTCCGATTCACCACCAAGTTCTCGGAGGTGGGCGGCCTGCTGGGCCTCCCGCACAACGGGCGGACCCGGGTTCGCTTCTCCGTGAACGCCGAAGACATCACCCGCCGCTTCGATGGCGGGACCGCGCGGCTCGCCGACCGGCTGGCCGCCTTGGGTGCGGTGGCCCGGGCGGGCTACCCGGTGGGGCTGACCGTTGCCCCGATCATGCCCATCGAGGGCTGGGAGGAGGCCTACGGCGCCCTCTTCCGCGACGCCGGGGCCGCACTCCCGGCCGACGCGGACCTGACGGTGGAGCTGATCACCCACCGCTTCACCCCCGGCTCCCGCGAGGTGCTGCTGGGCTGGTACCCCGGCACGAAGCTGGAGATGGACGCGGCGACCCGCACGCAGAAGCGCAACAAATTCGGCGGCACGAAGTACGTGTACCCCAAGGAGCTGATGAAGCAGATGCGGGCCTGGTTCGAGGAAGCCGTCGAGCGCGAGCTTCCCGGCGGCGTGGTGCTGTACTGGACCTGA
- a CDS encoding FitA-like ribbon-helix-helix domain-containing protein has protein sequence MQYTLRNVPEEVDRKLRERAQILGVSLNEAVIRALKAATGVGAPPPEPTPDPHPLDEFRGVWKDEPWVEGFVQDLADLDAISLEVKTLP, from the coding sequence ATGCAGTACACGCTCCGCAACGTGCCCGAAGAGGTCGACCGGAAGCTCCGCGAGCGGGCCCAGATCCTCGGTGTCTCGCTGAACGAGGCGGTGATCCGGGCGCTGAAGGCGGCGACGGGGGTCGGTGCTCCGCCGCCGGAGCCGACGCCCGACCCGCACCCTCTCGACGAGTTCCGCGGGGTTTGGAAAGACGAGCCCTGGGTGGAGGGGTTTGTCCAGGACCTCGCGGACCTTGACGCCATCAGCTTGGAAGTGAAGACATTGCCTTGA
- a CDS encoding PIN domain-containing protein yields the protein MKAVVDTSALVHLWRDGGRALDVVTHAVVPLATHAELMVGLEAAVDPARERRRLEGTYAALHAEVVAPNQQTAQHWARLRDQLRRKGRKLPHNDLWIAAAAIELGLPLISLDRHHQGLPGMALLP from the coding sequence TTGAAGGCTGTCGTTGACACCAGCGCCCTGGTTCACCTCTGGCGTGACGGCGGTCGGGCACTCGACGTGGTGACCCACGCGGTCGTGCCGCTGGCAACGCACGCCGAGCTGATGGTGGGGCTTGAAGCCGCGGTTGATCCCGCACGGGAGCGGCGTCGGCTGGAGGGAACCTACGCCGCGCTGCACGCGGAGGTCGTGGCTCCCAACCAGCAGACGGCGCAGCACTGGGCGAGGCTGAGGGACCAGCTCCGACGCAAGGGGCGGAAGCTGCCGCACAACGACCTCTGGATCGCCGCGGCGGCCATTGAACTTGGCCTGCCGCTGATCAGCCTCGACCGTCACCACCAGGGCCTCCCAGGAATGGCGCTGCTGCCCTAG
- a CDS encoding IS256 family transposase yields MDLLTQHGTDAMAQAFAATLNIAMRLEREQHLGAAEHERSADRTGYANGFSPKQLDTPAGRVTVAVPKTRPVPGRGESFEPFFPQALERGSRACRAVNATLAAMYVQGVSTRDVKAVMTELGLENITSAQVSRATAELDEELRAWRGRPLGTVERLILDARYEKVREGGVVRDVAVLTAVGILPNGSRSVLGISVALSEAEVHWRDFLDSLVARGMRGVELVNSDDHAGLAEARKAVLPAVPWQRCQFHLANNAIHHAPTAATCEKIGKQLGQVWNAPARAEADRRLADLIDEHEPKSPRLAKWLGKNVPEGLTVFAFPPAQRKKLRTSNGIERPIQQELKRRTRKIRVFPNAESLLRLCSALLVEIDDDWQASTRRYLPASEEVAR; encoded by the coding sequence ATGGACCTGCTGACCCAGCACGGCACCGACGCCATGGCCCAGGCCTTCGCCGCCACACTCAACATCGCCATGCGGCTCGAACGCGAGCAGCACCTCGGTGCCGCCGAGCACGAGCGGTCGGCCGATCGCACCGGCTACGCCAACGGCTTCTCACCCAAGCAGCTGGACACGCCCGCCGGCAGAGTCACCGTGGCCGTGCCCAAGACCCGACCGGTTCCCGGCCGCGGCGAAAGCTTCGAGCCCTTCTTCCCGCAGGCGTTGGAGCGTGGCAGCCGCGCCTGCCGGGCCGTCAACGCCACGCTCGCCGCCATGTACGTCCAGGGCGTCTCCACCCGCGACGTCAAGGCCGTCATGACCGAGCTGGGCCTCGAGAACATCACCTCCGCCCAGGTCAGCCGCGCCACCGCGGAGCTGGACGAGGAGCTGCGTGCCTGGCGGGGGCGGCCGCTTGGCACCGTCGAGCGGTTGATCCTTGACGCCCGATACGAGAAGGTCCGCGAGGGCGGGGTCGTCCGCGACGTGGCCGTGCTCACCGCCGTGGGCATCCTCCCCAACGGCTCCCGCTCAGTGCTGGGCATCTCGGTGGCCCTCTCCGAGGCCGAGGTCCACTGGCGGGACTTCCTCGACTCGCTGGTCGCCCGCGGCATGCGGGGCGTGGAGCTTGTCAACAGCGACGACCACGCCGGGCTGGCCGAAGCCCGGAAGGCCGTGCTGCCAGCGGTGCCGTGGCAGCGGTGCCAGTTCCATCTGGCCAACAACGCGATCCACCACGCACCCACGGCCGCCACATGCGAGAAGATCGGCAAGCAGCTCGGCCAAGTCTGGAACGCGCCCGCTCGGGCCGAGGCCGACCGCCGGCTTGCCGACCTGATCGACGAGCACGAGCCAAAGAGCCCGCGGCTGGCGAAGTGGCTTGGCAAGAACGTGCCCGAAGGCCTCACCGTCTTCGCCTTCCCGCCGGCGCAGCGGAAGAAGCTTCGGACCTCCAACGGCATCGAGCGGCCGATCCAGCAGGAGCTCAAGCGTCGGACCCGCAAGATCCGCGTGTTCCCCAACGCCGAGTCGTTGCTTCGGCTGTGCTCGGCCTTGCTGGTCGAGATCGACGACGATTGGCAGGCCTCCACCCGCCGCTACCTGCCCGCTTCCGAGGAGGTGGCCCGCTGA
- a CDS encoding REP-associated tyrosine transposase has protein sequence MPRPLGGGRVATTSRARHPASGVAPTASSTDRVPRPLGVAEPRQPPAPATPQAAWHPPRPPPIGCHALWGVAESRQPPAPATPQAAWHPPRPPPIGCHAPWGVAEPRQPPALATPQAAWHPPRPPPIGCHALWGVAEPRQPPAPATPQAAWHPVRAGTSSVRICDAAAVTDDADRPRKAKRQRGDPRATRFMTCSCEHRLPLFHRAATRDASAENLLGVVLAGDLRLVAWVLMPEHLHLLVMGGRLPLARALGGLKSRFARDTFALWEVERPAALRPLIRKDNTRRFWLTGGGYDRWIRGDDDLREKVNYVHQNPVRRGLVARAEDWRWSSLGTPIRALRLPHLR, from the coding sequence GTGCCACGCCCTTTGGGGGGTGGCCGAGTCGCGACAACCTCCCGCGCCCGCCACCCCGCAAGCGGCGTGGCACCCACCGCGTCCTCCACCGATCGGGTGCCACGCCCCTTGGGGGTGGCCGAGCCGCGACAGCCTCCCGCGCCCGCCACCCCGCAAGCGGCGTGGCACCCACCGCGTCCTCCACCGATCGGGTGCCACGCCCTTTGGGGGGTGGCCGAGTCGCGACAACCTCCCGCGCCCGCCACCCCGCAAGCGGCGTGGCACCCACCGCGTCCTCCACCGATCGGGTGCCACGCCCCTTGGGGGGTGGCCGAGCCGCGACAGCCTCCCGCGCTCGCCACCCCGCAAGCGGCGTGGCACCCACCGCGTCCTCCACCGATCGGGTGCCACGCCCTTTGGGGGGTGGCCGAGCCGCGACAGCCTCCCGCGCCCGCCACCCCGCAAGCGGCGTGGCACCCAGTCCGCGCCGGAACATCTTCGGTCCGGATCTGCGACGCTGCGGCGGTGACCGACGACGCCGACCGACCCCGCAAGGCGAAGCGTCAACGCGGTGACCCTCGCGCCACCCGATTTATGACCTGCTCGTGCGAGCACCGTCTCCCGCTCTTCCACCGGGCCGCGACGCGCGACGCGTCCGCCGAGAACCTCCTTGGCGTCGTGCTCGCCGGCGACCTCCGCCTGGTCGCGTGGGTGCTCATGCCCGAGCACCTCCACCTGCTCGTCATGGGTGGCCGCCTTCCTCTCGCCCGCGCCCTCGGCGGCCTCAAGAGCCGTTTTGCGCGTGACACCTTCGCGCTGTGGGAGGTCGAGCGGCCCGCCGCCCTCCGGCCGCTCATTCGCAAAGACAACACCCGGCGTTTCTGGCTCACCGGCGGCGGGTACGACCGGTGGATCCGGGGAGACGACGATCTTCGTGAGAAGGTGAACTACGTCCATCAGAACCCGGTGCGGCGGGGTCTGGTGGCCCGAGCGGAGGATTGGCGGTGGTCATCGCTGGGGACGCCCATCCGGGCCCTGCGCCTTCCACACCTCCGCTGA
- the groL gene encoding chaperonin GroEL (60 kDa chaperone family; promotes refolding of misfolded polypeptides especially under stressful conditions; forms two stacked rings of heptamers to form a barrel-shaped 14mer; ends can be capped by GroES; misfolded proteins enter the barrel where they are refolded when GroES binds) produces MPAKSIQFDNDARQAILRGVNKLARAVKTTLGPSGRVVVIEKSFGSPTVTKDGVTVAKEIEVEDAVENIGAQMVKEVSSRASKDAGDGTTTATVYAESIFSEGLKNITAGANANQIKRGIDKAVAALVAQLAKDSKKISSSEQVEQVGTCAANHDTEIGSIIAQAMDKVGKDGVITVEEGKSLETTVELVEGMQFDKGYLSPHFVTDQARMEADLEDAYVLIHEKKISSAKDLLPILGKVAESGKALLIVAEDVDGEALATLVVNRLRGILKIAAVKAPGFGDRRKAMMEDIATLTGGRAIMEELGIDLEKLELADLGRAKKVILDKDNTTIIEGAGQSADIQGRIQQIRNQIEATTSDYDAEKLQERLAKLAGGVAQINVGAATESEMKEKKARVEDAMHASRAAVEEGVLPGGGSAILRARKALKGLEVHGDEQVGVDIVSRAVTAPIKQIAQNAGYDGGVVARQVEDGKGANLGFNAITGEYEDLIKAGILVPTKVERIALQNAASIAGLLLTTDAVITEIKEKKPAGGGGGGMDDMDY; encoded by the coding sequence TTGCCCGCCAAAAGCATCCAGTTCGACAACGACGCCCGCCAAGCCATCCTCCGCGGCGTCAACAAGCTCGCCCGCGCCGTAAAGACCACGCTGGGCCCCTCCGGCCGCGTCGTCGTCATCGAGAAGAGCTTCGGCTCGCCGACCGTCACCAAGGACGGCGTGACCGTCGCCAAGGAGATCGAGGTCGAGGACGCCGTCGAGAACATCGGCGCCCAGATGGTGAAGGAAGTGTCCAGCCGCGCCTCCAAGGACGCCGGCGACGGCACCACCACCGCGACCGTGTACGCCGAGAGCATCTTCTCGGAAGGTCTCAAGAACATCACCGCCGGCGCCAACGCCAACCAGATCAAGCGGGGCATCGATAAAGCCGTCGCCGCCCTGGTCGCTCAACTCGCCAAGGACTCCAAGAAGATCTCCTCCTCCGAGCAGGTCGAGCAGGTCGGCACCTGCGCCGCCAACCACGACACCGAGATCGGCAGCATCATCGCCCAGGCGATGGACAAGGTCGGCAAGGACGGCGTCATCACCGTCGAAGAGGGCAAGTCCCTCGAAACGACCGTGGAGCTCGTCGAGGGCATGCAGTTCGACAAGGGCTACCTGAGCCCGCACTTCGTCACCGACCAGGCCCGCATGGAGGCCGATCTGGAGGACGCCTACGTCCTCATCCACGAGAAGAAGATCTCCAGCGCCAAGGACCTGCTGCCGATCCTGGGCAAGGTCGCCGAGTCGGGCAAGGCCCTGCTGATCGTCGCCGAGGACGTCGACGGCGAGGCGCTCGCCACGCTCGTGGTGAACCGCCTCCGCGGCATCCTCAAGATCGCCGCCGTCAAGGCCCCCGGCTTCGGCGACCGCCGCAAGGCGATGATGGAGGACATCGCCACCCTCACCGGCGGCCGCGCCATCATGGAAGAGCTGGGCATCGACCTGGAGAAGCTCGAGCTCGCCGACCTCGGCCGCGCCAAGAAGGTCATCCTCGACAAGGACAACACCACGATCATCGAGGGCGCCGGCCAGTCCGCCGACATCCAGGGCCGGATCCAGCAGATCCGCAACCAGATCGAGGCGACCACCAGCGACTACGACGCCGAGAAGCTCCAGGAGCGGCTCGCGAAGCTCGCCGGCGGCGTGGCCCAGATCAACGTGGGCGCCGCGACCGAGTCGGAGATGAAGGAGAAGAAGGCCCGCGTCGAGGACGCCATGCACGCCAGCCGCGCCGCCGTCGAGGAGGGCGTTCTGCCCGGCGGCGGCTCCGCGATCCTGCGGGCGCGCAAGGCGCTCAAGGGCCTGGAGGTCCACGGCGACGAGCAGGTCGGCGTGGACATCGTCAGCCGGGCGGTTACCGCCCCGATCAAGCAGATCGCCCAGAACGCCGGCTACGACGGCGGCGTGGTGGCCCGCCAGGTCGAGGACGGCAAGGGCGCGAACCTGGGCTTCAACGCCATCACCGGCGAGTACGAGGACCTCATCAAGGCCGGCATCCTCGTTCCCACCAAGGTCGAGCGCATCGCCCTGCAGAACGCCGCGTCCATCGCCGGCCTCCTCCTGACCACCGACGCCGTGATCACCGAGATCAAGGAGAAGAAGCCCGCCGGCGGCGGCGGCGGTGGCATGGACGACATGGACTATTGA